A genomic window from Fusarium falciforme chromosome 2, complete sequence includes:
- a CDS encoding RRM domain-containing protein codes for MAPQDSFIEEEEDTCPLCIEEFDLSDRNFRPCPCGYQVCQFCFNNIKNNMNGLCPACRRPYDEKTIQWKVVTQEEVAEFRANIQKNQKKRAQEQRQKEVQKREAEKENRKNLIGVRVVQKNLVYITGLAPTVREDELLKTLRKPEFFGQYGNIQKISISNRKSSDGQHQSLGIYVTFERPEEATRCIQAVHGSQNGDRILKAQHGTTKYCSAWLKNEKCGNPGCMFLHEQGDEEDSYSRQDLSSMNSIHTQRPLPGGGSSRSASRQQAPQPTPPPVVSHPMTRSVSKEGSENGVDGSALPSSANWARNPQRSRRGSHATSGAASSPAVSMSLPVTAEAVPEEAVEDAQEPEAGPSTANKPKEPEPTPEPIKETKGLPESSLKALLKALQGCSLPRVVDPDSDDLGPPLFDVRGGEKRKAMREEEDSRLSGEQEEAAEAREPSEGEPETGGSLALGGEPEDRDTTGDSRGFDRRPSTQPPIQRSTTDGNPGSRSMTPQQLFLRSQSGFNDVPPGISNQGQGSTFQGQGHNRQSSRFSFANDNASSATNVKLAANPRIMAQQSSMMPNSFQSQGNNQFYGTSMPGPPPGLKSTGTPPSMFGQFGGGFGGAPKDNSTELLQSLINRRGAGNNQAHDAGKREYLISSFSNQYPPSSTSTPAPASGHPASLYGNQPGAFQDMGSKQKKKGKKHRHANTSSSGGSGLVDLADPSILQARMQHQSQGNAGVGQGLFGGQSQDDELPSLDEARNSVDALVADDPITDLDGRRSVPPGLALPPGLPTNISRPPSTPGSSRLHHVVPALPKVPPPGFPQGALTPEHSPRKPVTPISEAKKNLKSLAAESGLSKEITAQSQTKQIKGTALQDEDFPALDALKNKDRPSTPTPKATPKAKRQAEKIVDKLLAKAGPSLETKSQDVKPAMTTTAEKKPVSIDTRAAGSSPSKTGESSATTEKSTTELSAAFPPLPTPSAAGISSPITRTAPKTLRVVPTQRVEAPPPASPALTMASVALSATSRVISASYRPETPASEMVSDTASVISASVTHSRANSPPPNRVGSATVRTTTKSQQRKQRKDALKQETKLIAEAPKEPEEHAPVLGRKKKQKKEKPVKAPQPRPATPAQEPVKAEPTPAEPAVPEQPREKEIEEKPVKSKAAQKKAAKGKGKTKEVEPEVAPTPQSPPQEPAATEPETSEVPEKPQPGPSSVFTEIKNALWSSSIDKLHLLKPISGSSSRTDPNSANSNANKAGHCKDCSCKCGEIQDEDLAALRAGKPVRKQFHVDGSRMLITPNGDCIRGLTPEEEDAFLELQAAIAATAENPGAFIAPRHQPGSGAFSLIKGRAVPNGRPNIFPATAQPQSQDPIGKLQREDALSYINQYVLPRLNLGATNMGFPKGASPTKDAAAASLNSLAPYFYGPDAAAGVGIYTPPDGARAMQDFSSAGMSSEERGKNFGMGVSGMPLMSVEDAEGALAAARRETEKLEKGLNQVIRRNRRLLLGNGN; via the exons ATGGCGCCCCAAGATTCTTTCatagaagaggaggaggataccTG CCCTCTTTGTATCGAGGAGTTTGATCTCTCCGATCGGAATTTTCGACCATGTCCTTGTGGCTACCAG GTCTGCCAGTTCTgcttcaacaacatcaagaaTAATATGAATGGGCTATGTCCCGCATGTCGACGACCTTACGACGAGAAGACCATACAGTGGAAAGTCGTGACGCAGGAAGA AGTCGCCGAGTTCCGTGCCAACATACAAAAGAACCAAAAGAAGCGAGCCCAAGAGCAACGACAGAAGGAAGTCCAGAAAcgcgaggccgagaaggagaaccGTAAGAATCTCATCGGAGTGCGCGTCGTGCAGAAGAACTTGGTCTATATCACAGGCCTCGCCCCCACCGTGCGCGAAGACGAACTACTCAAGACGTTGCGAAAGCCCGAATTCTTCGGCCAGTACGGCAACATCCAGAAGATTTCGATTAGTAACCGGAAGAGCTCGGATGGCCAACACCAGTCGCTCGGCATTTACGTGACGTTTGAGCGCCCCGAAGAAGCGACACGTTGCATCCAGGCCGTCCACGGTTCCCAAAACGGTGACCGAATTCTCAAGGCCCAGCATGGCACGACCAAATACTGCTCTGCTTGGCTCAAGAACGAGAAATGTGGCAATCCTGGATGCATGTTCTTGCACGAACaaggtgacgaggaggatagCTATTCGAGACAAGACCTGTCGTCCATGAACAGCATCCACACTCAGCGGCCTTTACCTGGTGGTGGGTCCTCGCGGTCTGCCTCTCGACAGCAGGCCCCTCAACCCACGCCGCCACCCGTCGTATCCCATCCCATGACTCGCTCTGTTAGTAAGGAAGGGTCGGAGAATGGCGTCGATGGATCGGCACTCCCGTCATCTGCCAACTGGGCACGGAATCCTCAGCGAAGCCGTAGGGGTAGTCACGCTACTAGTGGTGCTGCGTCCAGCCCTGCTGTTTCGATGTCGTTGCCTGTTACCGCAGAGGCCGTTCCGGAGGAAGCGGTGGAGGATGCCCAGGAGCCCGAAGCTGGCCCATCGACAGCCAACAAGCCGAAGGAGCCAGAGCCTACGCCTGAGCCAATCAAAGAAACCAAGGGACTCCCCGAGAGCTCTCTCAAGGCTCTTTTGAAGGCGCTGCAGGGCTGCTCTCTTCCTCGTGTTGTTGACCCCGATTCAGACGATCTCGGCCCACCCTTGTTCGACGTCCGTGGTGGtgagaagcgcaaggctatgcgcgaggaggaagactcCCGTTTAAGCGGAgagcaggaggaggcagcCGAGGCTCGTGAGCCTTCAGAGGGAGAACCGGAGACGGGTGGAAGCTTGGCCCTTGGAGGTGAACCGGAGGATCGCGACACAACTGGTGACAGCCGAGGCTTTGATCGTCGACCCAGCACTCAGCCTCCTATCCAACGAAGCACGACCGATG GCAACCCAGGCTCGCGGTCCATGACACCTCAACAACTCTTCCTCCGATCCCAGAGCGGATTCAACGATGTCCCTCCTGGCATCTCCAaccaaggacaaggcagCACCTTCCAGGGACAAGGTCACAATCGCCAATCTTCCCGGTTCAGCTTTGCCAACGACAACGCGAGCTCGGCTACCAATGTTAAGCTGGCTGCCAACCCGCGCATCATGGCTCAACAGTCTTCCATGATGCCAAACTCGTTCCAGTCCCAGGGCAACAACCAGTTCTACGGCACCTCTATGCCAGGACCGCCCCCTGGCCTCAAGTCGACTGGCACCCCTCCTAGCATGTTTGGCCAGTTTGGTGGTGGATTTGGAGGTGCACCTAAGGACAACTCGACTGAGCTTCTTCAAAGTTTGATCAACCGCAGGGGGGCAGGCAATAACCAGGCCCATGATGCGGGAAAGCGTGAGTACCTGATCTCTTCTTTTTCAAACCAGTACCCACCATCCTCTACCTCCACCCCAGCTCCTGCTTCCGGCCATCCGGCGTCGCTCTACGGTAACCAGCCCGGAGCATTCCAAGACATGGGTtccaagcagaagaagaaggggaagaagcaCAGACATGCTAACACTTCCTCCTCTGGGGGGAGTGGTTTAGTAGATCTTGCAGACCCGAGTATCCTGCAGGCGCGAATGCAGCACCAGTCTCAGGGCAACGCCGGAGTTGGACAGGGCTTGTTTGGTGGTCAGAGTCAAG ATGACGAGCTACCCTCTCTCGACGAGGCCAGGAATTCAGTCGATGCGCTGGTCGCAGATGATCCCATCACGGATTTAGATGGACGCCGTTCAGTACCCCCAGGCCTAGCCCTTCCGCCAGGTCTTCCTACGAACATCTCCAGGCCGCCGTCCACCCCTGGCTCCTCGAGACTTCACCATGTTGTCCCTGCGCTGCCCAAGGTTCCACCTCCAGGATTCCCACAGGGTGCTTTGACTCCGGAACACTCGCCCCGAAAGCCTGTCACGCCAATCTCCgaagccaagaagaacctTAAGTCTCTTGCGGCCGAGAGCGGCTTGTCAAAGGAGATCACGGCACAGTCGCAAACTAAGCAGATAAAGGGAACCGCCTTGCAAGACGAGGACTTCCCAGCTTTGGATGCACTGAAGAACAAGGACCGACCTAGCACACCGACACCAAAAGCAACCCCCAAGGCTAAGAGACAAGCAGAGAAGATTGTCGACAAGCTTCTGGCAAAGGCCGGGCCTAGCCTGGAGACCAAGAGTCAGGATGTGAAGCCGGCGATGACCACAacggccgagaagaagcctgtTTCCATTGATACCCGGGCCGCAGGAAGTTCGCCTTCCAAGACTGGAGAGTCATCGGCAACAACTGAGAAGTCGACGACAGAGCTCTCTGCTGCTTTTCCACCTCTCCCTACCCCTTCCGCTGCCGGTATTTCATCCCCTATTACTCGCACTGCGCCCAAGACGTTGCGTGTCGTTCCTACGCAAAGAGTAGAGGCACCCCCGCCAGCTTCCCCTGccttgacgatggcctcGGTCGCATTGTCGGCGACATCTAGAGTCATCTCGGCTTCTTACAGACCCGAAACACCAGCCAGCGAGATGGTTAGTGACACCGCCTCGGTGATTTCGGCCTCTGTGACTCATTCACGCGCAAACTCTCCACCTCCAAACAGGGTTGGATCTGCGACGGTGAGAACGACGACCAAGAGCCAGCAACGAAAGCAGCGCAAGGATGCCTTGAAGCAGGAGACTAAGCTGATTGCTGAAGCCCCGAAGGAGCCAGAGGAGCATGCACCGGTCCTTGGGCgaaaaaagaagcaaaagaaggagaagcctgTCAAGGCACCCCAGCCTCGTCCTGCGACACCTGCCCAGGAGCCAGTCAAGGCCGAGCCCACTCCTGCAGAGCCTGCTGTGCCAGAGCAACCCAGGGAGAAGGAGATAGAAGAGAAACCCGTCAAGAGCAAGGCTGCCcagaagaaggctgccaagggCAAAGGCAAGACAAAGGAGGTTGAACCAGAGGTGGCTCCTACGCCGCAGTCACCCCCCCAGGAGCCTGCTGCGACCGAGCCTGAGACCTCTGAAGTGCCAGAGAAGCCACAGCCAGGTCCCTCTTCTGTGTTTACCGAGATTAAGAACGCCTTGTGGTCCTCAAGCATCGACAAGTTGCACCTACTCAAGCCTATCTCAGGCAGCTCATCCCGCACTGACCCCAACTCTGCCAACAGCAACGCCAATAAGGCTGGCCATTGCAAGGACTGCTCTTGCAAGTGCGGTGAGATTCAGGATGAAGATCTGGCAGCTCTGCGCGCTGGAAAGCCTGTTCGCAAGCAGTTCCACGTGGATGGCAGCCGGATGCTCATCACCCCCAACGGAGACTGTATTCGTGGTCTTACccctgaagaggaggatgcttTCCTTGAGCTTCAGGCTGCAATTGCGGCTACAGCAGAGAACCCAGGAGCCTTCATCGCTCCTCGGCATCAGCCAGGAAGCGGCGCCTTTTCTTTGATCAAGGGCCGAGCCGTTCCTAACGGTCGACCCAACATTTTCCCTGCCACCGCTCAACCTCAGTCGCAGGATCCTATTGGGAAGCTTCAACGTGAGGATGCGCTCAGCTACATCAACCAGTACGTCCTCCCTCGCCTCAACCTGGGGGCCACCAACATGGGATTCCCTAAGGGGGCATCTCCTACCAAGGACGCGGCTGCTGCGAGCCTCAATTCTCTGGCACCTTACTTCTACGGccctgatgctgctgctggcgttGGTATCTACACGCCACCTGATGGAGCCCGTGCGATGCAGGACTTTAGCTCGGCCGGCATGTCGAGCGAGGAGCGCGGCAAGAACTTTGGCATGGGCGTTAGTGGCATGCCCCTTATGAGCGTTGAGGATGCTGAGGGCGCCCTTGCGGCTGCTCGTCGTGAGacggagaagctggagaagggacTGAATCAAGTCATTCGACGCAACAGACGGCTGCTTCTTGGAAACGGCAACTAA